The genomic segment TCGGGTATCTGTGAATCAGAGTGCACAGGAGTGAGGTGAgagtgggtggagaggagggggagagataacTCTGAAGGAGGGGTGGAGAGCGGTGcagggaggggagaagagtggGAGAGATGTCGAGAAAGAAGGAGATTGATGGGGAAAGAGGAATGTAGGAGAGTGTTGGGGGAATGAGATGCGAGTAGTGGAGGAGAATGGTTGGGGACGGACAGATTAGGGGAAGATGGAATTTGAGGATTAGGTGGataagagaggggaagagagacgggggagaaaaaaaaaacggaTTGCAATGTGTTTCAAGTTGGCCCTACGGACTGTTCACAGAGATTCTGGATCTTTTCAGAAATATCCGTGCACGAATGTGCACTCTTCTCACAGATGAAACGGTGTTGACGATTGCAATAGACCCTCCATTCTTCCGAGTCGCAGCTACGACAGAAGAGCGTCCCATTGTAATCCTTGTACATAAAACGAGAAGCCTCTTCCCTGTCAAAGGAGGTTAAACAATTTCAACAGGGTCAAAACAGCTCAAGCAGACCACCCGAAACCGCCACAAAATTAATCCTCTGACCCACTTTCCACACAGCCCCGCATCTATCCCGAGACTAATCCCCATGACCCAGTTTCTCCCCACAGACCCGTATCACTCCCCAAATTGTTGTCATTTCCCCACGCTCTCCCCCACAGCCATGTAACAGAATCCAATCTACTATCGCTCACTCCCCACATCACCGGTgcgtcaccaaactaatcccactgcccacttCCCAAGTCACAGGCCAGTAACGACCTGAATCTCACCCGGCCTCGCAATTTCCAGTCCAGTATGTTTCGTATTCAAGGACGAGAGCTTTGGAAACAGCATTCTGCGAAATTAAACTTAATTAATTAATGTTAGTAAAGGAGCCTCTCACAATGCCTGAACCcatgagtgtgggatgggacgaTATGGAAGGAGTTTCAATCTGTGTCGGACCACGGGAGTATGTGATGTGACCGTGCGGAGTGAGCTTCAAACTGTGTGTGAGCCAGGGGGTGTGCGAAGGAACGGCGTTAAGGGTTCTTCACGGTGTGTGACTCTGGGAATGtctgatgggacgatgtggaaggagtttcacactgtgtctCACACCAGGACTGTGtggtgggatggtgtacagggagGACAACTgtgtgtctcaccccgggagaTCTTGATTATTGAAATTTCTTCTCATGATAAGACATACCTTTTCCTCGTTTGAATTTATTTCGAGCAGACTTGCATCAAATTCTGAACAATGTTTTTTCGCACCAGCATAAGATTTTATAAACGTGGATATAAAATAACACCGATCTTCACTTTTGCTCCAGTCCTGAAGACACGTTTGATCTGCAACTCAGGAACAAGAAAccgtgaatctccctccatagatcCCGTTGCATTGACTGGGATAAGAAAAAGTCAACCCCTCTCCACACCGTTCAAATGCAAACTCCCGggatgagacacagagtgaagctccctccacaccgtcccatcacacactaccgggatgagacacagagtgaagctccctccacaccgtcccatcacacactaccgggatgagacacagagtgaagctccctccacaccgtcccatcatacactccctgggtcagacacacagtgaagctccctctacaccgtcccatcatacactccctgggtcagacacagagtgaatctccctccacaccgtcccatcacacactccctgggtcagacacagagtgaagctccctccacaccgtcccatcacacactcccgggatgagacacagagtgaagctccctccacaccgtcccatcatacactccctgggtcagacacagggtgaatctccctccacaccgtcccatcatacactccctgggtcagacacagagtgaatcttctccacaccgtcccataacaCACTGCCGTGTTCAGACCCAGAATGAAGATCCCTCCctatcgtcccatcacacactcccggcgtcagccatagagtgaagctcctttcacaccgtcccatcacacacacttgggtccagacacagagtgaagttctctccacaccgtcccatcacacactcccagggtcagacacgcaaagtgaatctccctccacaccggcTCATCACACACTTCTGGGATCAGACAGAGAGCGAAGCTCTCTTCTTCTGAGCTATCACAGAGATTCGATGTCAAACGCAGAGTGAAGCTCATTTTGCATGAGCTCTTCACTCAGTCAGCGTCAGACGCACGAAGAAGTTATACCCGTCTTGCAGCATCATGCAGTCTCATGCACTCCCGGGGTTAGACAGTAGGTGTCACTGTttccacaatgtcccatcacacttTCCAAAGTCAGACACAAAGGGAAACTATTTCCactccgtcccgtcacacactcccggggtcaatcAGTAGATGTCGCTCCTACCACATGGTCCCATCACACTTTCCAGTGTCAGATACATAGTGGAGCTTCctacacactgtccatcacaccgtcccaggatcagacacagaatgaaactcacaCCACACTGTTCTATCTCACACTCCCGGGGTAAGAGATGGAGTGAATCTCTCCCCTACTTCCctgcccctctctcaccccctgtGATATGGAGCAGGGGAAACGGGCGATGTCATCTCACCTCTTCTCCTGGTGAGATTTTGGCAAATCTGAGCATTGGTTTTGGTGATGGTTCTGTTGTTCGTTTAGAGCTGATTGAATTGATGATGGAGATCGGTGTGTATTTCATTCAGGGTTCAGAGATCGGAGTTGAGGACGGAGATGTTGTTTTCGAGGATGGAGCGAATGCTGTTGAAGACGGAAAGATTCTTCAGACAGGTTCTCTGGGAGCGATCCAGGAGGGACTTCTCCGAtgtaaaatgaaataaaacacTTTCAACCCCATCtcaccgtggtcagacacagtctGATGCTCCTTCTTCCCCGTCACCTCACACAACACAGGGGTCAGATACACaagaagctccctccgcaccgtcctatcacacactcccggtaccAGACACAGAGCGGAATTCTATCCTGGCAAGCGTCACCATTCCCGTTGGcagacacacccacccccacccccacgcactcacctcccaccctccatcgCCATAGCTTACCATCACACGCACACAGCGTCAAACACATAGTTCCATCACCCCATCATACACACCCGACATGAGAGAAGTGTCACGCACCGGTCCGCTGACGCCGTGCTTCTGTtgatttccttttccccgtgttttGCCTGGCTCCTTGATTGAAGCAGCTGATCCTCATTCGAACCGGCAGCATAAATCTGTCTCTCTACGGACCCATCACTCACACCAgagctcagacacagagtgagtctccctccactccttcccatcacacacacccgggaactgacacagggtgaagctccctccatacagtccattcataccttcccgaaatcagatacagagtgaaactacTTCGTCATCACAAGCACCCGGTCCAGTGAAAGAATAGAACTCCCTGCACGCCATCCAATCACACATTTTCTGACGGGTCAGAAACAAATTGGGGTTCTGTCCACAATGTCCCGTCACTCATTCTTGGGAACAGAGGAAGAATGAAGCTCTTGTCTCCAGTTCGCATCATATCCTCCGGGTGTACATACAGAGTGaggctccttccacactgtcccatcgaaAACACACGGATTCAGCTTCAGACAGAGGTTTTCTCTCCaacacactatcacacacacactctctgcatGTGTCAGACCTGGAGTGGAGTGGAACACCATCTAGGCACGCGTCACTGTTCCcgctgtcagacacacacatgactcCCCTAGCAAACGCACATCACACACCCCCGAGACTATCAACGTGTAAATCTACCCCCTtatgtcccatcacaaactccctggCGGCTCACAGAGCGCAGCATTCTCTGAatagtcccatcacacactactgtGTTCATACATAAATCGAAGCTCCGGCCTCATCCTCCCATGGcacactcacggggtcagacTTCCTCCACAACATCCAATCGCACAATCCTTGTCACATAGAATCAAGCAACACGCAGCAACGttgatggtgaacgcagcaggccaggcagcatctctaggaagaggtactgtctacgtttcgggccgcgacccttcgtcaggactaactgaaagaagagctagtaggagatttgaaagtgggagggggaggggggatccaaaatgatgggagaagacaggagggggtgggatggagccaagagctggacaggtgattagcaaaagggatatgagaggatcatgggacaggaagcccagggagaaggaaaagggggagggagaaaaagcagatagatagaaggccacatcgggagcaccggaatcagtatattaccccagccgactcacaggtgaagtgtcgcttcatctggaaggactgtctggggccctgaatggtggtaagggaggaagtgtaagggcatgtgtagcacttgttacgcttacaaggataagtgccaggagggagatcagtggggagggatggggggacgaatggacaagggagtcgtgtagggagcgtccctgcggaaagcaggagtGGGGCGGGGGTGGGGCGGAGatctgcttagtggtgggatcccgttggaggtggcggaagttacagggaattatatgttggacccggagactggtgggctggtaggtgaggaccaggggaatcctattcctagtcgggtggcgggaagatggagtgagagcagatgtgtgtgaaatgggagagatgcgtttgagaacagagttgatgatggaggaagggaagcccctttctttaaaaaaggaagacatctccctcgtcctggaatgaaaagcctcatcccgagagcagatgcggtggagacggaggaattgcgagaatggGATGGAATTTTTGCAAGAtacagggtgagaagaagaatagtccagatagctgtgagagtcagtactcttatagtagacatcagtttccaaagatagagacagaaagatttagaaagggaaggaaggtgtccccctcgccctcccacttTCTGATCTCTAactagcttttccttcagttagtcctgacgaacggtctcgcccgaaacgtcgactgtacctcttcctagagatgctgcctggcctgctgcgttcaccagcaactgtgacGTGTGTTgcgtgaatttccagcatctgcagaattcctcctgttcACATAAAATGGCCGTCCCTCTGCACAGTCTCATCACTTACTCCCGGAGTCAAGACACAGAGGGAAGCTCcatccgcactgtcccatcacacactaccggattcagacacaaagtgaagctccctctgcaccgtcccatcacacacgcccggagtcagacacagactgaagctgcCTCTGCaggatcccatcacacactctcggatttagtcacagagtgaagcccccGCTGCAACGTTCCATCACTCACTCCAggattcagacacagagtgagccCCCCGCctcaccgtcccgtcacacactccagGTTTCAGACTGAAACTCTCTCTCCACGGTGCCATACCACTATTCAGGAGTCAAGCATGGGGGGAAGCTCTCTGGCCCCTGCTCAGTCACACAAACGCctgtcagacacggagtgaagcgGGATCCATACTGTCACATCAGAGATTCCCGGAGTCAGAAATAGGGTGAAGCTGTAATGTTATGACTTCCGATCCCGTGGTTAGACACGGAGTGAATCCACCACCACAACATCCCGTCGCACACTAGTGGGTTCAGGGATAAGGTGAAACTTCCTCCACGCAACACCATCTCAGACTCACCGGTCcaacacagagggaatctccctccataccatcTCTTCACACATTCCCGATGTCAAGCACAGTGTGACGTTTCCTCTCATATGCCTGCCCTGTGATGCGGAACGGGTTAAAGAGGGGGATAATGCCTCACCTCTTCTGCTGGACAGAAGTTCACAGATTTGAGACTTGGTTTTGTTGACAGATCTGAACTTCGTTTCGATCTCGTTGATCTTGGATTGAAGGGTTGAGTTTAACGCACGGTAGTTTCGGTCGAGGGTGAACTTAGACTTGGCAATCTGTGACACTGAGAGAGATGGTAAAGGATGGTGAGCGATTACAGTGACAGTTGAGTCAGCATCACCGTACGAGCGGGTCACACAGagtgttgtgtcagtgtcacggtgaaGGGTGTCATAGTGAGAGGCGTCGGCTTGTCCTGACACGCTGCGGGGTATATCAATGACCCGGTGCAGGCTTTGTTGTTGTCACAATGGGTGTCTGCGTCAGTATCGTGCGGGGCCTGTTCGAGTTGCTGTGAGGGtcgtgtcggtgtcactgtgatAGGTGTTTCTGTGCCGCGGCGAGAGTTGTGCTGTGTCACAATGAAGTGTATCCCGATGTCACGGCGAGGGAAATGTCAGAGTAAGGGAAATGGTGGTGTCATGGTGAGTGGATTATCTGTGTCATCGTGTGGGGTGTGCTGGTGGCACAGAGAGGGGTGTGTCTGTGACACGGTGAGAGGCATGTCATTGCCACATTGGGTGAGACAGTGTCACGCTGACGTGTTTTggtataacatagaacatagaatagtacaacacagtacaggcccttcagcccacaatgctgtgccgaccctcaaaccctgcctcccacataagccccgactttagattcctccatatacctatctagtagtctcttaatcttcactagtgtatctgcctccaccattgactcaggcagtgcattccacgcaccaaccactctctgagtaaaaaaccttcctctaatatcccccttgaacttcccacccattaccttaaagccatgtattgagcagtggtaccctggggaagaggcgctggctatccactctatttattcctcttattatcttgtacacctctatcatgtctcctctcatcgtccttctctccaaatagtaaagccctagctcccttaatctctgatcataatgcatgctctctaaaccaggcagcatcctggtaaatttcctctgtaccctttccaatgcacccacttccttcctacagtgaggcgaccagaactggacacagtactccaagtgtggcccaaccagagttttatagagcagcttcgttacatcacgactcttaaactctatccctcgacttatggaagctaacaccccataagctttcttaactaccctatccccctgtgaggcaactttcagggatgtgtggacatgtacccccagatccctctgctcctccacactaccaagtatcctgccatttactttgtactctgccttggagtttgtccttccaaagtgtaccacctcacacttctccaggttgaactccatctgccacttctcagccaacttctgcatcctatcaatgtctctctgcaatctttgacaatcctctacactacccgTGTCACGGTTAGCAGTGTATCTGTGTCTCGTGGATGGTCGTGACTGTTCTACGGTGACAGCATTGTTCATGTTGTGGGGAATGACGTGTCGGTGTCAAGATGAGTCTTGATTGTGTACGGCGAAGGCCGTGTCTTTATCACGGTTAGGGAAGTCTCCGTGTTATGGTGATAGGTTTTAATCGGTGTTACGGTAAGGagcgtgtcggtgtcacggtgcgGTTTCACGATAACAGTGTGTTCCGCTCTCTTTATTTATGGTCTGACTCCACCCGGAGACCGTTCCACTCACCATGGATCGAGAGTCCGATCACTGTCACGATGAGGGCGGACGTAACTAGGCGGAGGATGCAGATCTGACGTTTGGATCTATTTCCTATCTTCAGTTTCGACTCCTGTCCATGCGCATCTGTGgagagaccacaagaccataacacCATCATATACAgtagcagaagttggccattcggtcATTCGGGTCTGccccgctattcaatcatgggctgaaccAACTCATCCAGCCATTCCCACTCTCCTTCATGCTCCCAATACCCTTTGATATCCTGGCAAAagaagaacctatctatctctgccttaaatgcaccagtAAGTTGGCCTCCACAacaaagtccacagattcaccaccctctaactaaaggaatttctccgcaTCGTTGTTCCACATGGACGATCTTCCTTCTTGTAGTCGGGCCCTCCCAAAACACGGGAACCAActctgccatatctaatctgttcacgCCTCTTAACATTCGGAAAGTTTCCATgatattcataagaccataagaccataagacaaagacaagatgtaggccattcggcccatcgagtccactccgccattttatcatgagctgatccattctcctatttagtccaaatcccccgccttctcaccataacctttgatgccctggctactcagatacctatcaatctgtgccttaaatacatccaatgacttggcctccactgctacccgtggcaacaaattccatagattcaccaccctctgactaaaaagatTTCTTCGCATTACTGTGCTGAATGGGCGcacttcaattcttaagtcatgccctctcgtacaagagccccccccgccccatcatgggaaacaactttgccacatccactctgtccatgcctttcaacattccaaatgtttctctgaggtctcccctcattcttcgaaactccaaggaatacgttcctcatatgttaaccctctcattcccggaatcattctagtgaatcttctctgtaccctctccaaagtgagcacatcctttcttaaataaggagaccaaaaatgcccacagtactccaagtgaggtctcaccagcgccttatagaccttcaacatcacatccctgctcctatactctattcctctagaaatgaatgccaacattgcattcgccttcttcactactgactcaacctggaggttaacgttaagggaatcctgcacaagggctcccaagtcccgttgcatctcagaactttgaattctttccccatttaaataatagtctgtccatttattacttctgccaaagtgcatagccatacactttccaacattgtacttcatttgccacttctctgcccattcgtccaatctatccaagtctctctgcaaactctccgtttcctcaCCACTACCGGCCtgtccacctatcttcctatcgccagcaaacttagccacaaagccatctattccataatccaaatcattgatgtacaatgtaaaaaataagcggccccaacacagacccctgcgtcgcagagcttttttttttgttgccaatTTTCAACATTTTCCACTGGACCACCCATCTTCGCATCATGTGCAACTCAATAAGGCACCCATCCGCAATTCCAcccaggtttttttttttttgtattacatTACAGACAGGAGGTGGAATGAGCTCCGagagaagtggtggaggcagatgaatTAGAAATTTGAAAATCTTGGGCGAATGACACGTGACGCTTCCAGAATGGCGTCGCTACGGTGAACCCTGACATGGTTGTGAAGTATTTGACATCACTCCGGTTCCGGAGGCAAT from the Mobula birostris isolate sMobBir1 chromosome 13, sMobBir1.hap1, whole genome shotgun sequence genome contains:
- the LOC140207346 gene encoding C-type lectin domain family 12 member A-like isoform X1 produces the protein MQRIRDRMDDSETHSNINFTNRDSRCPSRAEPDVSYAEINFKTVSEPRIRTDRDGLICTYSELYFRKEEPRIDEDEDPPIASGPGGLPTTAQTDAHGQESKLKIGNRSKRQICILRLVTSALIVTVIGLSIHVSQIAKSKFTLDRNYRALNSTLQSKINEIETKFRSVNKTKSQICELLSSRRDQTCLQDWSKSEDRCYFISTFIKSYAGAKKHCSEFDASLLEINSNEEKNAVSKALVLEYETYWTGNCEAGEEASRFMYKDYNGTLFCRSCDSEEWRVYCNRQHRFICEKSAHSCTDISEKIQNLCEQSVGPT
- the LOC140207346 gene encoding C-type lectin domain family 12 member A-like isoform X2; protein product: MVGSDGLICTYSELYFRKEEPRIDEDEDPPIASGPGGLPTTAQTDAHGQESKLKIGNRSKRQICILRLVTSALIVTVIGLSIHVSQIAKSKFTLDRNYRALNSTLQSKINEIETKFRSVNKTKSQICELLSSRRDQTCLQDWSKSEDRCYFISTFIKSYAGAKKHCSEFDASLLEINSNEEKNAVSKALVLEYETYWTGNCEAGEEASRFMYKDYNGTLFCRSCDSEEWRVYCNRQHRFICEKSAHSCTDISEKIQNLCEQSVGPT